A part of Populus alba chromosome 8, ASM523922v2, whole genome shotgun sequence genomic DNA contains:
- the LOC118032864 gene encoding uncharacterized protein yields the protein MSNKSPIFPIPEPQHFSDYGFDPQIDYFQFLEEARNHKRETTTTRSSVDSLHFKLQKPISKEESANRTIHKPNNKKKKWWRKALLFFKWKWIHSNHKDDYLGHGDVHIARARAFGASISGPVYLADSLSGSSTPYRSTSRPSSGPLAGSLAPARKGDMEIPYLSLRELNMEQRQQQQRSISTSAMPIYLVT from the exons ATGTCAAACAAGTCCCCGATTTTTCCCATTCCCGAACCTCAACACTTCAGCGACTATGGCTTTGACCCGCAGATTGATTACTTTCAG TTCCTGGAGGAAGCAAGAAACCACAAGAGAGAGACGACGACGACAAGGTCTTCCGTTGATTCCTTACACTTCAAGCTCCAGAAACCCATTTCAAAGGAGGAGTCTGCTAATAGAACGATCCACAAAcccaacaacaagaagaagaaatggtggAGAAAAGCTTTGCTATTCTTTAAGTGGAAGTGGATCCACAGTAATCACAAGGATGATTATCTTGGTCACGGAGATGTTCATATAGCAAGGGCGAGAGCTTTCGGAGCTTCCATCTCAGGGCCTGTTTATTTAGCTGATAGTTTAAGTGGATCAAGCACTCCTTACAGGTCCACTAGCAGACCATCATCAGGGCCTCTAGCTGGATCCTTGGCTCCGGCAAGAAAGGGTGATATGGAGATACCTTATTTGAGCCTGAGGGAGCTAAACATGgagcagcggcagcagcagcaacggAGTATTTCAACTTCTGCAATGCCAATATATTTGGTCACTTGA